Proteins from one Hyperolius riggenbachi isolate aHypRig1 chromosome 2, aHypRig1.pri, whole genome shotgun sequence genomic window:
- the LOC137546723 gene encoding gastricsin-like isoform X1, which yields MKFLILALVCLQLSEGIIKVPLKRFKSMREVMREHGIKAPKVDPATKFYNNFATAFEPLANYMDMSYYGEISIGTPPQNFLVLFDTGSSNLWVPSTYCQSQACTNHPLFNPSQSSTYSSNNQQFSLQYGTGSLTGILGYDTVTIQNVAISQQEFGLSETEPGTNFVYAQFDGILGLAYPSIAEGGATTVMQNLIQQNLLNQPIFGFYLSGQSSQNGGEVAFGGVDQNYYSGQIYWTPVTSETYWQIGIQGFSINGQATGWCSQGCQGIVDTGTSLLTVPQSVFSSLMQSIGAQQDQNGQYVVSCGNIQSLPTLSFTISGTSFPLPPSAYVLQQNSGYCTIGMEPTYLPSQNGQPLWILGDVFLREYYSVYDLGNNQVGFATAA from the exons AGTCCCCCTGAAGAGGTTTAAGTCCATGAGGGAGGTGATGAGGGAACATGGCATCAAAGCCCCAAAGGTTGATCCAGCTACAAAGTTCTACAACAATTTTGCCACTGCATTTGAGCCTTTGGCAAACTACATGGAT ATGTCTTACTATGGCGAAATCAGCATTGGAACCCCTCCTCAGAATTTCCTCGTTTTGTTTGACACTGGATCTTCTAACTTGTGGGTACCCTCCACCTACTGCCAAAGCCAGGCTTGCA CCAACCATCCATTATTTAACCCAAGCCAGTCTTCTACCTACTCTTCAAACAATCAGCAGTTCTCTCTGCAATACGGAACTGGTAGCTTGACTGGAATCCTGGGATACGACACAGTGACT ATCCAGAATGTAGCTATTTCCCAGCAAGAATTTGGACTGAGTGAGACTGAGCCTGGAACTAACTTTGTTTATGCTCAGTTTGATGGTATTTTGGGTTTGGCATATCCATCCATCGCTGAGGGTGGAGCTACCACTGTGATGCAGAACTTGATTCAACAGAATCTCCTCAACCAGCCTATCTTTGGATTCTACCTTAGTGG ACAAAGCTCACAGAATGGTGGTGAAGTTGCCTTTGGAGGTGTGGACCAAAACTACTATTCTGGACAAATCTATTGGACTCCTGTTACTTCTGAAACATACTGGCAAATTGGGATCCAAGG ATTCTCCATTAACGGACAAGCTACTGGATGGTGTAGTCAAGGATGCCAGGGTATTGTGGATACTGGAACTTCTCTGCTGACTGTTCCTCAATCCGTCTTCTCCAGCCTTATGCAGTCCATTGGTGCCCAGCAAGATCAGAATGGACAG tatgTTGTGAGCTGTGGCAATATCCAGAGTCTCCCTACCCTCAGTTTCACCATCAGTGGCACTTCTTTCCCACTTCCACCATCTGCCTATGTTCTCCAG caaAACAGCGGCTACTGCACCATTGGCATGGAGCCAACCTACCTGCCTTCCCAGAATGGTCAGCCCCTCTGGATCCTGGGTGATGTCTTCCTTCGGGAGTACTATTCAGTCTATGATCTGGGCAACAACCAAGTTGGTTTTGCTACAGCTGCATAA
- the LOC137546723 gene encoding gastricsin-like isoform X2: MREVMREHGIKAPKVDPATKFYNNFATAFEPLANYMDMSYYGEISIGTPPQNFLVLFDTGSSNLWVPSTYCQSQACTNHPLFNPSQSSTYSSNNQQFSLQYGTGSLTGILGYDTVTIQNVAISQQEFGLSETEPGTNFVYAQFDGILGLAYPSIAEGGATTVMQNLIQQNLLNQPIFGFYLSGQSSQNGGEVAFGGVDQNYYSGQIYWTPVTSETYWQIGIQGFSINGQATGWCSQGCQGIVDTGTSLLTVPQSVFSSLMQSIGAQQDQNGQYVVSCGNIQSLPTLSFTISGTSFPLPPSAYVLQQNSGYCTIGMEPTYLPSQNGQPLWILGDVFLREYYSVYDLGNNQVGFATAA; this comes from the exons ATGAGGGAGGTGATGAGGGAACATGGCATCAAAGCCCCAAAGGTTGATCCAGCTACAAAGTTCTACAACAATTTTGCCACTGCATTTGAGCCTTTGGCAAACTACATGGAT ATGTCTTACTATGGCGAAATCAGCATTGGAACCCCTCCTCAGAATTTCCTCGTTTTGTTTGACACTGGATCTTCTAACTTGTGGGTACCCTCCACCTACTGCCAAAGCCAGGCTTGCA CCAACCATCCATTATTTAACCCAAGCCAGTCTTCTACCTACTCTTCAAACAATCAGCAGTTCTCTCTGCAATACGGAACTGGTAGCTTGACTGGAATCCTGGGATACGACACAGTGACT ATCCAGAATGTAGCTATTTCCCAGCAAGAATTTGGACTGAGTGAGACTGAGCCTGGAACTAACTTTGTTTATGCTCAGTTTGATGGTATTTTGGGTTTGGCATATCCATCCATCGCTGAGGGTGGAGCTACCACTGTGATGCAGAACTTGATTCAACAGAATCTCCTCAACCAGCCTATCTTTGGATTCTACCTTAGTGG ACAAAGCTCACAGAATGGTGGTGAAGTTGCCTTTGGAGGTGTGGACCAAAACTACTATTCTGGACAAATCTATTGGACTCCTGTTACTTCTGAAACATACTGGCAAATTGGGATCCAAGG ATTCTCCATTAACGGACAAGCTACTGGATGGTGTAGTCAAGGATGCCAGGGTATTGTGGATACTGGAACTTCTCTGCTGACTGTTCCTCAATCCGTCTTCTCCAGCCTTATGCAGTCCATTGGTGCCCAGCAAGATCAGAATGGACAG tatgTTGTGAGCTGTGGCAATATCCAGAGTCTCCCTACCCTCAGTTTCACCATCAGTGGCACTTCTTTCCCACTTCCACCATCTGCCTATGTTCTCCAG caaAACAGCGGCTACTGCACCATTGGCATGGAGCCAACCTACCTGCCTTCCCAGAATGGTCAGCCCCTCTGGATCCTGGGTGATGTCTTCCTTCGGGAGTACTATTCAGTCTATGATCTGGGCAACAACCAAGTTGGTTTTGCTACAGCTGCATAA